One stretch of Astatotilapia calliptera chromosome 3, fAstCal1.2, whole genome shotgun sequence DNA includes these proteins:
- the LOC113015715 gene encoding PC-esterase domain-containing protein 1A isoform X2, whose product MREIMKSVSHLQASQLLHNKFMVVLGDSIQRAVYKDLVLLVQKEKYLSLRQLRSKGEMSFEQDCLVEGGCLGQMHNGTEYKEVRQFQSAHHLVRFYLVTRICSRYMKSILEDFRHGLKPDVVFVNSCVWDISRYSCSWVDDYKENLHRFFDELREALPEETLVVWNLTMPLGERIKGGFLVPEIEHKAPQLRYDVIEANFYSGTLADVYGMDVLDLHFQFRFSLHH is encoded by the exons ATG CGGGAGATCATGAAGAGTGTGAGCCACCTGCAGGCCAGCCAGCTGCTCCATAACAAGTTCATGGTGGTGTTGGGAGACTCCA TTCAGCGGGCAGTGTACAAGGATCTTGTTCTGCTGGTACAAAAAGAGAAATATCTTTCCTTGAGACAACTGCGGAGCAAG GGTGAGATGAGCTTCGAACAGGACTGCCTGGTGGAAGGGGGCTGTCTGGGTCAAATGCACAACGGCACAGAGTACAAGGAAGTTCGACAGTTTCAGTCCGCCCACCATCTGGTCCGTTTTTACTTAGTGACGCGTATCTGTTCTCGCTACATGAAGAGCATCCTGGAGGACTTCCGCCATGGTTTGAAACCAGATGTGGTTTTTGTTAACTCCTGTGTTTGGGATATTTCAAG ATACAGTTGCAGCTGGGTTGATGACTACAAGGAGAACCTTCATAGGTTCTTCGACGAGCTGCGTGAGGCTCTGCCAGAGGAAACGCTGGTTGTGTGGAACCTCACCATGCCCTTAGGAGAGAGGATCAAAGGCGGTTTCCTGGTGCCTGAG ATTGAGCACAAGGCACCCCAGTTGCGCTACGATGTGATTGAAGCCAACTTCTACAGTGGAACTCTGGCCGATGTCTATGGGATGGATGTGTTGGACCTCCATTTCCAGTTCAGATTCTCACTGCACCATTGA